Proteins from a single region of Paraglaciecola sp. T6c:
- a CDS encoding SDR family oxidoreductase: protein MKTVLVTGANRGLGLGLCQQYFSQGDVVIGVCRASADQTDLLALKAQNEDRMHIMHADLHSQASIEQLAERVQGQFKIDVLINNAGVSANEPLGEWTQTAFMNNFLVNSVAPSLMCQALHDTLTSQARVIQLSSGVASIAQSDKFAQAPLDAYAMSKAALNMFTRRFAIQHQASQQVICALSPGWVQTDMGGQDATSTVQNASRKIVTLIERLTIADTGHFFDENGVQLPW, encoded by the coding sequence CTATGCCAGCAATATTTTTCACAAGGGGATGTGGTTATCGGCGTCTGCCGTGCAAGTGCTGATCAAACAGACTTACTCGCGTTAAAAGCGCAAAATGAAGATAGGATGCACATCATGCACGCTGATCTTCATTCACAGGCGTCAATCGAGCAGTTGGCAGAGCGTGTGCAAGGTCAGTTCAAAATTGATGTGCTGATTAATAATGCCGGTGTGAGCGCCAACGAACCCCTAGGTGAATGGACGCAGACAGCCTTTATGAATAATTTTCTGGTTAACAGCGTGGCGCCCAGCTTAATGTGCCAAGCATTGCACGATACGTTAACCTCACAAGCGCGCGTTATTCAGTTATCCTCAGGGGTTGCCTCTATCGCCCAAAGTGACAAGTTTGCTCAAGCACCGTTAGACGCTTACGCCATGAGTAAGGCGGCGTTGAATATGTTTACGCGTCGTTTTGCAATCCAGCATCAGGCCAGCCAGCAAGTTATTTGCGCGCTAAGCCCAGGTTGGGTTCAAACTGATATGGGTGGACAAGATGCAACAAGTACAGTACAAAATGCGTCGCGAAAAATAGTTACCTTAATTGAGCGGTTAACCATAGCGGATACTGGTCATTTTTTTGATGAAAATGGGGTGCAGCTCCCTTGGTGA